The following are encoded in a window of Persicobacter psychrovividus genomic DNA:
- a CDS encoding MFS transporter: MNKFQIDAIRKVPMYRYLLLLSIASAIAFQGWRTLFNNFAVDEIGLNGFNVGFIQSVREIPGFLSLLVVYLLLIFKEHRLSAYSILTLGLGVLLTGFFPSYFGLAATTLIMSVGFHYFETTNQSLTLQYFDRLQAPVVFARIRSISAISNIAVGLGIFITASFLTFKNQYLIIGLAAVGIAIWALLKNPVDNSLPAQHKKMILRKKYWLFYVLNLLSGARRQIFVVFAVFLLVKKYDFSIQEITVLFVLNNIIAYFFNPLIAKGINKFGERKILSMEYASLFIIFLAYAFLENRWIVAGLYIFDHIFFNFSIAIKTFFQKTADPQDIAPSMGMAFTINHLTAVVIPVVGGALWLIDWQIPFIAAAVLSLVSLYFAQKIRIPEQEAEVIPKAPVGQQ, from the coding sequence ATGAATAAATTTCAGATTGACGCTATTCGCAAAGTACCGATGTACCGGTATTTATTGCTACTCTCGATTGCCTCGGCCATTGCCTTTCAGGGATGGAGAACGCTTTTTAATAATTTTGCTGTAGATGAAATAGGGCTGAACGGTTTTAATGTTGGCTTTATTCAGTCTGTTCGCGAAATTCCAGGCTTTCTGAGCCTTTTGGTGGTGTACCTGCTGTTGATTTTTAAGGAACACCGCCTTTCTGCTTACTCGATTCTTACCCTTGGACTTGGCGTGTTGCTGACGGGTTTTTTCCCTTCCTATTTTGGGCTGGCGGCAACCACACTGATCATGTCAGTAGGCTTTCATTATTTTGAAACCACCAACCAGTCCCTGACCTTGCAGTATTTCGACCGCCTTCAGGCGCCTGTGGTATTTGCGCGTATTCGGTCAATTTCTGCCATTTCCAATATTGCTGTCGGGCTGGGGATTTTTATTACCGCCAGCTTTCTGACCTTCAAGAATCAGTATTTAATTATTGGTTTGGCCGCAGTGGGCATTGCCATTTGGGCGCTGTTGAAAAATCCCGTTGACAACTCCCTTCCTGCGCAGCATAAAAAAATGATTCTTAGGAAAAAGTACTGGCTTTTTTATGTGTTGAATTTACTCAGTGGTGCCCGCCGACAAATTTTTGTGGTTTTTGCGGTTTTTCTGCTGGTAAAAAAGTACGATTTCAGTATTCAGGAAATCACTGTGCTGTTTGTGCTCAATAACATTATCGCCTATTTCTTCAATCCTTTAATTGCCAAAGGAATCAACAAGTTTGGGGAGCGAAAAATCCTTTCAATGGAATACGCTTCGCTGTTCATCATCTTTCTGGCTTATGCTTTTCTGGAAAACAGATGGATTGTGGCTGGGCTTTATATTTTTGATCATATCTTCTTTAATTTTTCCATTGCCATTAAAACGTTCTTTCAAAAGACGGCCGACCCGCAGGACATTGCCCCATCAATGGGTATGGCCTTTACGATTAACCACCTGACGGCAGTGGTGATTCCCGTGGTGGGTGGCGCGCTATGGTTGATTGACTGGCAAATTCCATTCATCGCCGCGGCGGTATTAAGCTTGGTCTCGCTTTATTTTGCACAGAAAATCCGCATTCCCGAGCAAGAAGCCGAGGTCATTCCCAAAGCACCCGTCGGGCAGCAATAG
- a CDS encoding peroxiredoxin-like family protein, with the protein MKNFILLLLITLFSSTVYAQSKQDFTKYGVKSGTLGEGLQVGDAAPDISGVDQHGKQVSLNSMLKQGPVAVVFYRGYWCPVCNRELKSLQNNIAMITEAGGQVLVVSPEKRSEVQKIANKVEASFPIVGEAQQVVNDYKVGFEVTDGYQEKVDKMLSIDIAEKNAADKALLPVPATFVVGQDGKVVYRQFDPNYRNRASAEDITKAIKSI; encoded by the coding sequence ATGAAAAATTTCATTTTATTATTACTGATCACCCTATTTTCTTCGACTGTATATGCCCAGTCAAAGCAGGATTTTACCAAATACGGTGTGAAATCAGGAACCTTGGGTGAGGGCTTACAGGTTGGCGATGCCGCACCAGACATTTCGGGGGTGGATCAGCATGGCAAGCAGGTTTCTTTGAATTCAATGCTGAAACAAGGCCCTGTAGCGGTGGTTTTCTATCGTGGTTACTGGTGTCCGGTTTGTAATCGGGAACTGAAGTCGTTGCAGAATAATATCGCCATGATCACCGAAGCAGGTGGTCAGGTATTGGTCGTTTCGCCAGAGAAGCGTTCTGAAGTGCAGAAAATCGCAAACAAAGTAGAGGCTTCTTTTCCGATTGTTGGAGAGGCGCAACAGGTTGTGAACGATTATAAGGTCGGTTTTGAAGTCACCGACGGCTATCAGGAGAAAGTAGATAAGATGTTAAGTATTGACATTGCAGAAAAGAATGCGGCCGATAAAGCCCTGCTGCCAGTGCCAGCAACCTTCGTTGTTGGGCAGGACGGTAAAGTGGTTTATCGCCAGTTCGATCCAAATTACAGAAATCGCGCTTCTGCCGAGGACATCACCAAAGCGATCAAAAGCATTTAA